The sequence ATTAAACAAGCATTACCGGGTAAAAATGTAATTATTGACCATGCTTTTCAAGTCAACTTGAAAGAGTTTGGTACTACTTTATTTGTACCCGCAAAAGAATCTTCTGAGGATTCACCTCAGCCCAAACTTGGTCTTTATTTGGTTAAAGATGGGCAAATTAAATTTACTTTTCCCCTACCCGAAGATGTACAGCCTTGGAATTTTCTAGAACTTGATGCAGTATCTTTTGAACAAAATTCCCAAAATAAAGTCTTTTATGGGACAGACTACTACTAGTTCCCAGAATTGCATATTTGCGATGAAATAATTTTTTCATTACCCATTAACAATTACCAATTACCCATTACCTATCCCCACATATATGATAAATATTTAATTGATAATTTAAGATTCACATCCTACGGGTGAAAGGTGATATGAAAAAGTTAATTAACCAGCCCGACGACTTTGTACGCGAAAGTCTGGAAGGAATGGCTGCTGCTCATCCCGATTTAATTAAGGTAAATTTTGCACCTACTTTTGTATATCGTACTGATGCACCCGTAAAAGGAAAAGTCGCAGTTATTTCTGGTGGTGGCAGCGGGCACGAACCGATGCACGCTGGTTTTGTGGGTATGGGAATGCTTGATGCTGCGGTTCCTGGAGAGGTTTTCACTTCTCCGACTCCCGACCAAATGTTAGCTGCTGCAAAACAGGTTGATGGTGGTGCTGGTATTTTAAATATCGTCAAAAATTATAGCGGCGATGTGATGAATTTTGAAATGGCTACGGAGTTAGCCCGCAGTGAAGATATGCGGGTTTTAAATATTTTAATTGATGATGATGTAGCCGTTAAAGATAGTTTATATACTCAAGGTCGTCGCGGTGTCGGAACTACGGTATTAGCTGAAAAAATCTGTGGTGCAGCAGCAGAACAAGGTTATGATTTACAGCAAATTGCCGATTTATGCGCCAAGGTTAATTGTAACGGTAGAAGTATGGGCATGGCTTTGACTTCCTGTACGGTACCCGCAAAAGGTTCGCCGACTTTTAAATTGGGTGACACAGAAATTGAAATGGGTTGCGGTATTCATGGTGAGCCGGGAAGGCAACGCACGTCAATGGCTCCAGCAGATGAGATTACAGAAACCCTAGCGCTAGGGATTATTGAAGATTCAGCATATACTCGCACGGTAAGGCAATGGGATGAATCGCAAGGTGATTGGGTAGATGTGGAATTGACAGATTCACCTTTGGCAAGCGGTAGTAATGTTTTGGCTTTTGTTAATGGTATGGGTGGTACTCCCCTGAGCGAGTTGTACATTGTTTATCGAAAATTAGTAGAAGTTTGTCAAGGGAAAGGGTTAAAAATTGTCCGTAATTTAATTGGCTCTTATATGACTTCCTTGGAAATGCAGGGTTGTTCAATTACTTTGCTCAAAGTTGATGATGAGATGGTTAAACTTTGGGATGCTCCGGTGAAGACTGCTGCTTTGAAGTGGGGTTGATTATTTTTTAGGACTTACGCAACCGGCACATTTTTCTTGTAGGGTGCTGTGACACTTAGGTCAATTTTCAACGTAATAATAAGACTTTTGGTGTCACGCACCATCCGAGTCTTGTGACAGTTGCGTAAGTCCTGTTCTTGTTTAAAAATCTTGAATCAGTCTCAGTTAGTTCTCACAACCACCTCGGAATCAATTCCGAGGCTAATAGCTCAAGTCTACTAAAGTAGACTGAAATCCCTGCCGAGTCGTCACTATCTCTTATAATACTTGGTAGAGTAATGGTGAAAACATGGCAGATATAGTTGATATTGCTGTTAGTGCTGATTCTTTTAATACGCTAGTTGCAGCAGTACAAGCTGCTAATTTAGTAGAAACATTAAAAAGTCCCGGACCTTTTACAGTTTTTGCACCTAATGATGAAGCTTTTGCAAAATTACCTCCCGGAACCGTTCAAACTCTGGTACAAAATCCTCCCCAGCTAGCAAGAATTCTCACATATCATGTTGTCGCGGGCAAATTAATGCAGGCCGATTTAGCAAAATTGAAAACTGTAAATTCTGTGGAAGGTTCCCCTATTAATATTAATTGTAATCATAAATTTGAAGTGAAAAATGCCACTATTTTAGCAGCAGATATCGAAGCTGATAATGGTGTAATTCATGTGATTGATAACGTTATTCTTATGGGTTGATTTGTAAGGCGATTGGGTAGATGTGGAATTGCTCAAAGTTAATGATGAGATGATTGTTGCTTTGAAGTGAGGTTGAATTAAGTTCGTAGTAACGCTTTAGCGCAGAATATTTATTTGGGCTAAAGCAAATTACAAACTGTACACACTTTACAAAAAAATCTGCCAGTTGCATAAGTTCTATTATTCATAATGGTACTTACAGGCAGCAATAATTATTTCTGTATCGTTTATAGTATAAACTAAACGATGTTCTTCATTAATTCGTCTTGACCAAAAGCCAGCCAGTTCATGTTTTAATGGCTCTGGTTTTCCTAAACCAGTAAAAGGAGAACGGTCAATATCTTTGATTAGCTCAACAATTTTTTTATACAGTTTTTTATCTAACTTTGACCACTCGTTAAAATCCTCAAACGCACCCGGTTCAAATACAATTCTTCTATTCATTCAATATTGTCTATATCTACTTCAACAAGATTAGATTTATTTTGAATATTTTCTACCGCTTTTAACAGGTGTTTCTTATTTGCTTCAGAAGATAATAGATAAGCAGTTTCGTCAACTTCGTATACAACAATTTCAATTTCTTTATCTGGGTAATTCACTTTCAGTGCATCAATAAAGTTACTATCCAACTGTTTGGTATTTATGCGATAAATTGAATGCATAGCTGAATTCGATTTGTTGTGGTTTTAATTTATATATTATTACATTTCATTGCCTTAGCGAAGCTCCTCTGAAAGAGGTACGAAGGGTTATTTCAACGAACACCATATCACTACTCACTCCGCAACTTCTCCAACTCTTCCTTTGTAAACGGATTCTTACCTTCCCGTAGGGCTTTTAACCAACCCTGGCGTTGTGCTTTTATATCTTTTTCTTTTTCATCACTAGACTTGGCAATAAATGCTTCAAAATCGAGTATTGCCCCTTTGTAATTCCCCGTCAACGCCCTCGCTAACCCCCGACTATCGAGAATAGCGCCACTATCCGGGGCAAGTTTCACAGCATTTTCACAAGCAAACATTACCTCTTTGGCGAATTCATTTAAACTACCTTGTCCACAAAGATTATTCCAAGCATCAGCATCAATTTCAACTTTGGCATCAATTTTCTGTGCTTGTTTATAAGCTGCGATCGCTTCTTTTATCTTCTTTTCTCTAACAAAAATAGCGCCTTTGCTAACTAAATGTATCGCTTGTACTTTTTTCTGAGGGTCAAATTTTAATTCCGGATTCCACTTTAAAGCAGTCTTAAAAGTCTCAATAGCACCGTTAACACCTTTAATATCAACAGCTTGTGCTTTCTCTTCCCCAATTTTCACCAAATACGGTGCTGCTGCTTTGATATTAGATGGTGTTTGACATACCTTTAATTTTCGTAAATATTGGGCATTGACAACTAAATAATCATCCAACCACTCACAACCTCTTTTAAGCAAATTATCCAATTCCTCTATCTGCCAAATTCTTGCAGTTCCGTCTTCAGATGCGGTAAGAATGCGTTTACCATCATCGCTAAATCTAGCGCTATAAACACTTCCTGTATGACCTTTGAGAACGGCTAATTCTTTGCCAGAACTATCCCAAATTCGAGCAGTTTTATCCCGAGAAGTGGTGAGAATACGTTTACCATCATCGCTAAACATAGCACTGTAGACACTTCCTGTATGACCTTTGAGAACGGCTAATTCTTTGCCAGAACTATTCCAAATTCTTGCAGTTCCATCTTCAGAAGCAGTAAGTATATACTTGCCGTCGGGGCTAAATCTAGCACTGTAGACACCTTTTGTATGTCCTTTGAGAACAGCTAATTCCTTGCCATTTGTATTCCAAACCCTGGCAGTATTATCCCAAGAAGCAGTAAGAACGTATTTGCCATTATTGCTGAACCTGGCGCTGAGAACAGTATCTGTATGCCCTGTTAGAACAGCTAATTCCTTTCCAGAACTATCCCAAATCCGAGTGGTTTTATCGCGGGAGGCAGTAACAATGCGTTTGCCGCGATCGCTAAATCTAGCATCTTTGATAAGCTTTGTATGCCCTTTGAGCACAGCTAATTTCTTACCTGAAGTATGCCAAATACGAGCAGTTCCGTCTTCATAAGCAGTAGTAATGTGTTTGCCGTCGGGGCTAAATCTGGCGTTAGTAGTACCCTTTGTAAGATTTTTAAGAACAAATAATTCATTACCAGAACTATTCCAAATACGAGCAGTTCCGTCTTCGGATGCGGTAAGAATGCGTTTACCATCATTGCTAAATCTAGCGCTATAAACACTTCCTGTATGACCTTTGAGGACGGCTAATTCTTTGCCAGAACTATCCCAAATTCGAGCAGTTTTATCTTCAGAAGCGGTGAGAATACGTTTACCATCAGCACTAAACCTGGCGTTTTTGACACCCTTTGTATGTCCTTTTAAAAAAACTAATTCTTTGTCATCTTCATCCCAAATACGGGCACTATTGTCACCAGAAGCGGTAATAATATTTTTATTTTCAGAATTAAAACTGGCGCTGATAACACGCTCTGTGTGTCCTTTGAGAACAGCTAATTCTTCGCCATCTGGATTCCAAATCCTTGCTGTTCCGTCATCAGAAGCGGTGAGGATACGTCTTCCATCATCACTAAATTTAGCTGTGATGATACCTGATGTGTGCCCTTTAAGAACAGCTAATTTCTTGCCAGAAATATCCCAAATCTGAGCGGTATTGTCATCAGAAGCGGTAAGAACTAGTTCACCGTTAGGACTAAATTTGGCACCGGTGACACCCTCTGTATGCCCTTTGAGGACGGCTAATTCTTTGCCAGAACTATCCCAAATTCGAGCAGTTTTATCTTCAGAAGCTGTAAGAATGCGTTTATCGTCTGGGCTAAATATAGCACTGTAAACACGTCCTGTATGACCTTTGAGAACGGCTAATTCTTTGCCATCTGTATTCCAAATCCTTGCTGTTCCGTCTTCGGAAGCAGTAATAATACGCTTACCATCACGGCTAAATATGGCACTGTTGACACCCTCTGTATGTCCTTTAAGAACAGCTAATTTCTTGCCAGAACTATCCCAAATTCGAGCAGTTTTATCTTCAGAAGCTGTAAGAATGCGTTTACCGTCGGGGCTAAATATAGCACTGTAAACACGTCCTGTATGACCTTTGAAAACGGCTAATTCTTTGCCATCGCTATTCCAAATCCTTGCAGTTTTATCTTCAGAAGCGCTAAGAATACGCTTACCGTCTGGGCTAAATACAGCACTGTAAACACGTCCTGTATGACCTTTGAGAACAGCTAATTCTTTGCCATCGCTATTCCAAATTATTGCAGTTCCGTCTTCAGAAGCAGTAAGAATACGCTTGCCGTCGGGGCTAAATCTGGCACTGGTGAGAGCCTTTGTATGTGCTTTGAGTTGATTGCGTTCCCTTATATCATTCAAGATACTTTGCAAAACCGAGACGGGATTAGCTGCGGGATATTCCCCAGGGCGATTATCTTTAACCATGGTTTGTAACTTTTGCCCAGTTTCCATAGCTATAAATAATGCTGTTATTTCATAGCTATCAAATAACCTTAAAGCCCAATTTGCTGTCTGTTCGAGAACAGTAACTTGTTGTAAATTCTTTAATCTTCGAGCATACCAACTCACCCCTATGGCACCTGTAATTGCTACTGTCAAGATACCCAAACCAATACTAGTAGTCCACTTGGCTTTCCGTTGTGCATCAGCGACAATCACCTCGGCTTGTTTCTTGGTTTCTGCTAAAGCAAATTGAATTTCTCGCTTATCCAATTCCTGACTGGCAGCCAAAAACTGATAATCTACATTGCCCAAGCTTTTATCCTTAGCCCAAGCCAAAGCATCCTGCAAAGCTTGTCCCCGCAATAACCGCGATTCATCTTGCTCCTTTGTTTCCAACCAAGCCATTAAAGCCTGGGAGTATGGGCGTTGTTGAGCCAGTTCCTTTTCTACCCAATCTGCATTAAACACCTCTTGGTAAATGCGATTGCGTACCACTAAAGAATCATCCTGCCTCCGCACTACCCCAGATAATTTCAGGTGTGATTTGATATTTGACTGTTCCTCATCCACAACTGGATGACTAGCCAAACGAATTTCTCGATAAGCAGTTAAAACTTGTTCTTGATTTGGTGCGCGTTTGGTGAGCATATCCCGGACAAACTGCAAGTTATTATCTTGCTTGCTCATTGCTCCCAAAAACGTATTGCTAACCACCTGTTTCACAGCTGCATTAGACCAACTTTTTTTGTGTTGCTCGCTAATAACACTACACAAACGTTGAGTTAAATAAGGATGCCCACCAGTCCATTCCAGCACGCATTTTAATAATTCTTCTGCTGGCTTGCTTGTTAATCCCAACCCTTCAGCCAGCGGCATGGCTTCCTCAACAGTAAAATCAGTTAAATCCAACCGTTTTCCCACATTAAAAGGAGTTCTTTTAGCATCGCGAATCAAATCCCCCGGTGTTGCCACCCCAATCAACACAAAAGAAAGCCGCTCAAATTTATCATCTTGGGCGCGAGCAACATACAGATAACGAATCGCTGCAAAAAAGTCATCAGTAAAATCCAAACTGAGAGTAGTATCAATTTCATCCACAAACACAACCACAGAGGATTCCACTTCCTCTAACAATACCTGCTGAAAAAAATTGCTCAATCGCTGAGTGAAACCCACATGATCGTTAGCTTCCCACCACTCATCAACATCCGTATCCAAATCCAATTGTTCTTCAATCTCCAGCAGCAAACCCAAATACCACTGCTCCACCGTCACCTGAGTACCAATTTTCGTCAAATCAATAATTACAGACTTCACCCCAATTTTTTTCAACTCAGATGCAGTACTAATCATCAAACTAGACTTACCCATCTGCCGGGAAGTGAGGATATAAGCAAATTCACCTTGCCCACACAACTCCAAAAGCACCTCATCCGCTTCCCGACGAATGTAAATTCCTTTGCTAGCTTGGACAGTACCACCTAAAGAGTAAATTGATTTAGTCATAGGGAGTTGTTGGTGCTTAGTTGATAGTAGTTAGTGGTTAGTTGATAATTGTTAACTGTTAAGATGCTCCCGGAAATATTCGCCGTAAAGCTGACAGCGGGGTATTACTTTCTGCCCATTGGAGCGTACCAAACCAGCCCCGCGCAACTCCCAGAATATTTGTTGATTTTCACAGGTATTATTTTCAACTACTTCTAGTAAAGATTCTTTTAATTCTTGCCTATCGTGTAAAAGTGATAATAAACGCCGCAAATGGTCGCCAAAGGGACCTCTGGGGCTGTTAGCACGATTAAATAATTCTGTACTAGTAATTTGTCCGCTGGCAACCAAATACAGTGCTTTCCTGGTTAAATAAGGATGTCCGTTTAATAATTTCATTAATTTAATTTCATCGCTACTGTTAAAAAGCGAACCATGTCGATAATTGAGGTCGGCTACCTGTTCTACAGTAAAATCCTCTAATTCAATTACTTGTCCGACGTTAAACGGAGATTGATTTAGGTCGTCAATTAACTGATAAGGCTCAGTAGAAGTAACTAAAACAAAATCCAGATTATTCCAAATATCACTCATGGCACGGCTATTATGCCAATTACGCAACATCCCAAAAAAATCATTGCGAAAATCTGTGTCAAACACCTTATCTACTTCATCCATTGCTAAAACCAACGGAATATCCAATTCTTTTAATATGTAACGACTGACGTAACGGGTACAGCGTTGAATATTACTAATGTTTTTCTGCCAATATTTATCAACTTTGTCCTCCATTTCTAGTTCATCACTCAACCAACAACAAAATTGACGTAGAAAAATTTCATCGCTGCTTAAGTCAGCTTTTCCTAACAGTTGAAAATCGAGAAATAGTACGCGCTTATTTTCATCCCGAGCCGCTTTCATTATCCGGTTGAGTAACGAACTTTTACCAACTTGTCGGGGACCTTTGATAGAAATGGTTACACCCTGCTGGACAATGGTATTTAGGGCAATGCGATCGCCTTGCCGTTCTACATAAAAAGCAGATTTGAGCTTCATCGTCCCTTCTGGAATTTCCAAAGCTCCTGGCTGTGCGGAAGGAGAAGGACGCGGCAAGTCAGATGGTTCTTTTGATGGCAGCAACTCAATCTTTTTTTGCGTGCTAACACCTAATTCTCTATCATAAATAGCTTGCTTTAACTCCTCTATCAGCCGTGGTGTATCTTGCTCGTGACTCCAATACGCCCAGTTGATATGATTCAAATAAGCACTTAAGGGATAGTGAAACTGCTGACGGTAGGCTAACCGTACTGGAAGAATCGCGGGTTTTCCCGATCGCTCTTGAGCAAACTCATGAGCCATTGTGATTTCCTTTTCCATCATCTCGCTGTGAACTGAATGCTCCGAAAGCAAGACAATTAAAAAATCACTATGGCGAATTTCTGTTTCAATTAGTTCAGCCCAACTGGTACCTACAAGTATTTTTTGGTCAATGAAAACTTGATGCTCTGCTGACAATGCTTGTACGATTTGTAAAGCTATTTCCTCATCTGGTTGTACATCCCGTTTATAGCTAATGAAAATACGTTTACCAGCTTGAGAATTATCTTGTTGAGAATTATCTTGTGAAGAACTTGTTTGTTGATGATTTACAGTATTTCTACATTTCAACACCGGAGTTGAAGATTCTGGAATAC comes from Rivularia sp. PCC 7116 and encodes:
- the dhaK gene encoding dihydroxyacetone kinase subunit DhaK, producing MKKLINQPDDFVRESLEGMAAAHPDLIKVNFAPTFVYRTDAPVKGKVAVISGGGSGHEPMHAGFVGMGMLDAAVPGEVFTSPTPDQMLAAAKQVDGGAGILNIVKNYSGDVMNFEMATELARSEDMRVLNILIDDDVAVKDSLYTQGRRGVGTTVLAEKICGAAAEQGYDLQQIADLCAKVNCNGRSMGMALTSCTVPAKGSPTFKLGDTEIEMGCGIHGEPGRQRTSMAPADEITETLALGIIEDSAYTRTVRQWDESQGDWVDVELTDSPLASGSNVLAFVNGMGGTPLSELYIVYRKLVEVCQGKGLKIVRNLIGSYMTSLEMQGCSITLLKVDDEMVKLWDAPVKTAALKWG
- a CDS encoding fasciclin domain-containing protein; the encoded protein is MADIVDIAVSADSFNTLVAAVQAANLVETLKSPGPFTVFAPNDEAFAKLPPGTVQTLVQNPPQLARILTYHVVAGKLMQADLAKLKTVNSVEGSPININCNHKFEVKNATILAADIEADNGVIHVIDNVILMG
- a CDS encoding Txe/YoeB family addiction module toxin, with protein sequence MNRRIVFEPGAFEDFNEWSKLDKKLYKKIVELIKDIDRSPFTGLGKPEPLKHELAGFWSRRINEEHRLVYTINDTEIIIAACKYHYE
- a CDS encoding AAA-like domain-containing protein, with translation MTKSIYSLGGTVQASKGIYIRREADEVLLELCGQGEFAYILTSRQMGKSSLMISTASELKKIGVKSVIIDLTKIGTQVTVEQWYLGLLLEIEEQLDLDTDVDEWWEANDHVGFTQRLSNFFQQVLLEEVESSVVVFVDEIDTTLSLDFTDDFFAAIRYLYVARAQDDKFERLSFVLIGVATPGDLIRDAKRTPFNVGKRLDLTDFTVEEAMPLAEGLGLTSKPAEELLKCVLEWTGGHPYLTQRLCSVISEQHKKSWSNAAVKQVVSNTFLGAMSKQDNNLQFVRDMLTKRAPNQEQVLTAYREIRLASHPVVDEEQSNIKSHLKLSGVVRRQDDSLVVRNRIYQEVFNADWVEKELAQQRPYSQALMAWLETKEQDESRLLRGQALQDALAWAKDKSLGNVDYQFLAASQELDKREIQFALAETKKQAEVIVADAQRKAKWTTSIGLGILTVAITGAIGVSWYARRLKNLQQVTVLEQTANWALRLFDSYEITALFIAMETGQKLQTMVKDNRPGEYPAANPVSVLQSILNDIRERNQLKAHTKALTSARFSPDGKRILTASEDGTAIIWNSDGKELAVLKGHTGRVYSAVFSPDGKRILSASEDKTARIWNSDGKELAVFKGHTGRVYSAIFSPDGKRILTASEDKTARIWDSSGKKLAVLKGHTEGVNSAIFSRDGKRIITASEDGTARIWNTDGKELAVLKGHTGRVYSAIFSPDDKRILTASEDKTARIWDSSGKELAVLKGHTEGVTGAKFSPNGELVLTASDDNTAQIWDISGKKLAVLKGHTSGIITAKFSDDGRRILTASDDGTARIWNPDGEELAVLKGHTERVISASFNSENKNIITASGDNSARIWDEDDKELVFLKGHTKGVKNARFSADGKRILTASEDKTARIWDSSGKELAVLKGHTGSVYSARFSNDGKRILTASEDGTARIWNSSGNELFVLKNLTKGTTNARFSPDGKHITTAYEDGTARIWHTSGKKLAVLKGHTKLIKDARFSDRGKRIVTASRDKTTRIWDSSGKELAVLTGHTDTVLSARFSNNGKYVLTASWDNTARVWNTNGKELAVLKGHTKGVYSARFSPDGKYILTASEDGTARIWNSSGKELAVLKGHTGSVYSAMFSDDGKRILTTSRDKTARIWDSSGKELAVLKGHTGSVYSARFSDDGKRILTASEDGTARIWQIEELDNLLKRGCEWLDDYLVVNAQYLRKLKVCQTPSNIKAAAPYLVKIGEEKAQAVDIKGVNGAIETFKTALKWNPELKFDPQKKVQAIHLVSKGAIFVREKKIKEAIAAYKQAQKIDAKVEIDADAWNNLCGQGSLNEFAKEVMFACENAVKLAPDSGAILDSRGLARALTGNYKGAILDFEAFIAKSSDEKEKDIKAQRQGWLKALREGKNPFTKEELEKLRSE
- a CDS encoding AAA-like domain-containing protein, whose product is MAKKILLLSANPTDTSKLRLDEEVREIQSGLERAKRREEFEIISKLAVRVNDLRRGLLDHEPQIVHFSGHGGGSQGLALEDNSGQMQLVSASSLARLFKLFPTVECVVLNACYSEVQAEAIHQHIDYVIGMNKAIGDKAAIEFAVGFYDALGAGRTIEDGFEFGCTSIDLESIPESSTPVLKCRNTVNHQQTSSSQDNSQQDNSQAGKRIFISYKRDVQPDEEIALQIVQALSAEHQVFIDQKILVGTSWAELIETEIRHSDFLIVLLSEHSVHSEMMEKEITMAHEFAQERSGKPAILPVRLAYRQQFHYPLSAYLNHINWAYWSHEQDTPRLIEELKQAIYDRELGVSTQKKIELLPSKEPSDLPRPSPSAQPGALEIPEGTMKLKSAFYVERQGDRIALNTIVQQGVTISIKGPRQVGKSSLLNRIMKAARDENKRVLFLDFQLLGKADLSSDEIFLRQFCCWLSDELEMEDKVDKYWQKNISNIQRCTRYVSRYILKELDIPLVLAMDEVDKVFDTDFRNDFFGMLRNWHNSRAMSDIWNNLDFVLVTSTEPYQLIDDLNQSPFNVGQVIELEDFTVEQVADLNYRHGSLFNSSDEIKLMKLLNGHPYLTRKALYLVASGQITSTELFNRANSPRGPFGDHLRRLLSLLHDRQELKESLLEVVENNTCENQQIFWELRGAGLVRSNGQKVIPRCQLYGEYFREHLNS